The Deltaproteobacteria bacterium genome window below encodes:
- a CDS encoding ankyrin repeat domain-containing protein: protein MKYICGKEEKRFTSLAYHSLRSLVLLALVVSLFSCVAQTDLMIASSKGNYDTVQSLLDQGVNVNKRNIDGWTALFFASYSGHTDIVKALLDRGADVNVGSTTGYTALMAASYTGQIETVELLIARGADVNAIESNNKTALDYAEQENRAEVMNILMRAGARKGAELLK, encoded by the coding sequence ATGAAATACATATGCGGGAAGGAGGAAAAGAGATTCACAAGTCTGGCGTATCACAGCCTTCGATCGCTGGTGCTGCTGGCGCTTGTCGTTTCCCTCTTTTCCTGTGTGGCCCAGACGGACCTGATGATCGCGTCGTCGAAAGGTAACTATGATACCGTTCAAAGCCTGCTGGACCAGGGCGTCAATGTGAACAAAAGGAATATCGACGGCTGGACGGCCCTTTTCTTCGCTTCCTACAGCGGCCACACGGATATCGTCAAAGCCCTGCTGGACAGGGGTGCCGATGTCAATGTCGGCTCCACGACCGGCTACACGGCGCTCATGGCCGCGTCATACACGGGCCAGATTGAGACGGTCGAGCTGCTGATCGCCCGGGGCGCCGACGTGAACGCCATCGAGAGCAACAATAAAACAGCCCTGGATTATGCCGAGCAGGAAAACCGCGCCGAGGTCATGAACATCCTCATGAGGGCCGGTGCCCGGAAAGGGGCGGAACTGTTGAAATAA
- a CDS encoding DUF3862 domain-containing protein encodes MCRRKRIFGIVVVMLLVVFLLTGCSNVNKENYDKLKMGMTYTEVTDILGAPDNCSETMGAKNCLWGDDEVNIKVKFVVDKVVWMSNTGLK; translated from the coding sequence ATGTGCAGAAGAAAGAGAATATTCGGTATCGTTGTTGTCATGTTGCTTGTGGTATTTCTGTTGACCGGATGCAGCAACGTGAACAAGGAAAATTACGATAAACTGAAGATGGGCATGACCTATACAGAGGTGACCGACATACTTGGTGCCCCAGACAACTGCAGCGAGACGATGGGCGCAAAAAACTGCCTCTGGGGAGATGATGAGGTGAATATCAAGGTCAAGTTCGTTGTGGATAAGGTTGTCTGGATGTCAAATACCGGGCTTAAATAG
- a CDS encoding LPP20 family lipoprotein, with product MRQFRTVAVLCVLLMVIGLFCACAGKEIVEEQLPKPDWVEKGSGAFEGDRGKVFYGVGSAWGIKSPSLQRSTADNRARTEVARVFKIYVAALMKDYQASTMAGDPNVTSEEQHVEQTIKTFTKAELAGVEIVDHWKNYETGELFALARMDLSVFEDYLKRSADLSDAVRERVIEHAEKAFKDLEAEEAKHE from the coding sequence ATGAGACAGTTCAGGACCGTAGCGGTATTGTGTGTTTTGCTGATGGTGATCGGGCTTTTCTGTGCCTGTGCGGGAAAAGAAATTGTCGAGGAACAGTTGCCCAAACCGGACTGGGTAGAGAAGGGAAGTGGCGCCTTTGAAGGTGATCGGGGCAAGGTATTCTATGGCGTTGGAAGCGCGTGGGGGATCAAGAGCCCCTCGCTTCAGAGAAGTACCGCCGACAACCGGGCCAGGACCGAAGTTGCCCGGGTATTCAAGATATATGTCGCCGCCCTCATGAAAGATTATCAGGCTTCGACCATGGCCGGTGATCCGAACGTGACCAGCGAGGAACAGCATGTTGAACAGACGATAAAGACCTTCACGAAGGCCGAGCTTGCCGGCGTGGAGATCGTTGATCACTGGAAGAACTATGAAACAGGGGAACTCTTCGCACTTGCCCGCATGGATCTGAGCGTATTTGAAGATTACCTCAAACGATCGGCGGATCTGAGCGATGCGGTTCGTGAAAGGGTGATCGAACATGCCGAAAAGGCTTTCAAAGATCTTGAGGCTGAAGAAGCAAAACATGAATAG
- a CDS encoding DUF3393 domain-containing protein, with the protein MFVVLLGMPAQVLSFGEDLEQEFFKGARSMEDEYAKFEREAFAQFKRDVEAMWGDFVISTKKDWVEYSEDRTGRSRVDFETGVVVVEVIVPKAETLSEPGVAEEKLAEEIERLVVDHGKNRDYEVPLPPEPVVIGEPEEKKVNAPEPLLPSPVLEGQLENTAGEPVTEDNKKEFAQEVIHTQPVHTETLSTEKGDVVKATVQFTLVPEHLRVRAEQYLGSVKDNTDRHDLAVPLAFAVIHTESYFNPKATSPAPAYGLMQLVPTSGGRDAYRYVYGKDRVVTADYLYVPENNIELGCAYLGFLKDIVFRNVQDPQNTIYCIVASYNTGPGNVSRAVCGSKHVASAVERINTMTPDELYEHLRINLPYQETRDYLKKVRDRSSLYQEWQ; encoded by the coding sequence ATGTTCGTCGTTCTCCTGGGCATGCCCGCACAGGTTCTTTCCTTTGGTGAAGATCTTGAGCAGGAATTTTTCAAAGGTGCCCGGAGCATGGAAGATGAATACGCGAAATTCGAGCGGGAAGCATTCGCGCAATTCAAGCGGGACGTGGAAGCCATGTGGGGAGATTTCGTGATCTCCACGAAAAAGGACTGGGTGGAATACTCGGAAGACCGCACAGGACGGAGCCGGGTCGATTTTGAAACCGGCGTTGTGGTCGTTGAAGTGATAGTCCCGAAAGCGGAGACGCTGAGTGAACCGGGAGTGGCGGAGGAGAAACTCGCCGAGGAGATCGAGCGGCTCGTGGTTGACCACGGCAAGAACAGGGATTACGAGGTGCCGCTGCCGCCCGAACCTGTGGTGATCGGGGAACCTGAAGAGAAAAAAGTAAATGCTCCCGAACCGCTCCTGCCGTCTCCCGTGCTTGAAGGACAGCTGGAAAACACGGCAGGGGAACCGGTTACTGAGGATAATAAAAAAGAGTTTGCCCAGGAGGTTATCCACACACAGCCGGTACACACAGAAACGCTTTCGACGGAGAAGGGTGATGTGGTGAAGGCAACGGTTCAATTCACACTGGTGCCGGAACATCTTCGCGTCCGTGCCGAGCAGTATCTGGGTTCTGTGAAGGATAATACGGACCGGCACGACCTTGCCGTACCCCTTGCCTTCGCGGTCATTCACACCGAGTCCTACTTCAATCCAAAAGCGACGAGCCCGGCGCCCGCCTATGGACTCATGCAGCTTGTTCCCACATCAGGAGGCCGTGACGCATACCGGTACGTGTACGGGAAAGACCGGGTCGTGACGGCCGATTACCTCTATGTTCCCGAAAACAATATCGAACTGGGATGCGCCTACCTCGGGTTTTTGAAGGACATCGTTTTCCGCAATGTTCAGGATCCTCAAAACACCATTTACTGCATTGTCGCGTCCTACAACACGGGGCCGGGCAATGTGAGCAGGGCCGTATGCGGCAGTAAACACGTGGCGAGCGCTGTGGAGAGAATCAATACAATGACGCCCGATGAGCTGTACGAACACCTGCGCATCAACTTGCCCTACCAGGAAACACGGGACTATCTCAAGAAGGTACGGGACCGGTCGAGTTTATACCAGGAGTGGCAATAA
- a CDS encoding penicillin-binding protein activator LpoB codes for MSKIKRSQRVVCMSVVCLSVLFVLFGCSSAPRVERQDIDTTIDLSGHWNDTDSQMVSKAMIEDCLRRPWIEDFKENHQGETPTVIVGQVVNRSHEHINMQTFVKDLERNLINSGRVRFVAAAGEREQVREERLDMATHASDETMKTAGKEIGADFMLIGSINTIRDAVDGKAVMYYQTNLELVDLENNLKVWIGEQKIKKLIEQPKFRW; via the coding sequence ATGAGCAAGATCAAGAGATCTCAAAGAGTGGTATGTATGTCAGTTGTGTGCCTGTCAGTGCTGTTCGTTCTGTTCGGCTGTTCCTCGGCACCCCGGGTGGAGCGGCAGGACATTGATACGACCATTGACCTCAGCGGGCACTGGAACGATACGGATTCTCAAATGGTTTCGAAGGCGATGATAGAAGACTGCCTGCGACGGCCCTGGATCGAAGATTTCAAAGAAAATCACCAGGGAGAGACGCCGACGGTGATCGTCGGGCAGGTAGTGAACCGCAGCCATGAGCACATCAATATGCAGACCTTCGTGAAAGACCTGGAGCGGAACCTGATAAACTCGGGACGGGTCAGGTTTGTAGCCGCCGCCGGTGAGCGGGAGCAGGTCAGGGAGGAACGGCTTGACATGGCGACTCACGCGTCGGACGAGACGATGAAGACCGCCGGCAAGGAGATCGGCGCGGATTTCATGCTGATAGGCTCGATCAACACGATCAGGGATGCCGTCGATGGGAAAGCGGTTATGTATTACCAGACAAACCTGGAACTTGTAGATCTTGAAAACAACCTGAAAGTATGGATCGGCGAGCAGAAGATCAAAAAGCTGATCGAGCAGCCGAAATTCCGGTGGTGA
- a CDS encoding N-acyl homoserine lactonase family protein: protein MVIDTLLEPDSNAGFMMEGKMTSEYLIHPIPLMSVSTDMPKLTHLQNYGQKVDLTVYVWYIEGGSKKVCVDAGPNAEILAERGFPGAKTIQSLEEGLGKWGVRPDDIDIVILTHLHHDHIALAPKFQNATFIVQKVELEEAPKWNEFPLFKGSYPEDLIGAINNMETVEGDTNIMDGIDVLLTAGHTTGTQSVSVETGKGKAIIYGACSCLANFRPDVALIKRGMTVIPPAIHLDLVETYKSQARVNEMADIIIPIHEPSFINVDTIPS, encoded by the coding sequence ATGGTAATTGATACTCTTTTAGAACCCGATTCAAATGCAGGTTTTATGATGGAGGGGAAAATGACATCAGAATATTTGATCCACCCGATTCCGCTTATGTCAGTCAGTACAGATATGCCCAAGTTGACTCACCTGCAAAACTACGGGCAGAAAGTCGATTTGACGGTATACGTATGGTACATAGAAGGTGGTTCCAAGAAAGTGTGCGTTGATGCTGGACCGAACGCCGAAATACTTGCTGAACGAGGTTTTCCCGGGGCCAAAACTATTCAGAGTTTGGAAGAGGGTCTTGGAAAGTGGGGGGTAAGGCCAGATGATATTGATATTGTTATCTTAACTCATCTTCATCACGATCATATAGCACTGGCGCCCAAATTTCAAAATGCTACCTTTATCGTTCAAAAAGTGGAGTTGGAAGAGGCACCGAAATGGAATGAATTTCCTTTATTCAAGGGCTCATATCCCGAGGACCTGATAGGTGCTATTAACAACATGGAAACAGTTGAAGGCGATACTAACATTATGGATGGCATAGATGTATTACTGACTGCGGGACACACGACAGGCACACAATCAGTAAGTGTTGAAACCGGCAAAGGAAAAGCGATAATTTACGGAGCTTGCAGTTGTCTGGCTAATTTTAGGCCGGATGTCGCTTTAATAAAAAGAGGAATGACTGTTATTCCGCCAGCGATACATCTTGATCTAGTTGAAACATATAAGAGCCAGGCTCGAGTAAATGAGATGGCTGACATAATAATACCGATTCATGAACCGAGTTTCATAAACGTAGATACAATACCTTCTTGA
- a CDS encoding universal stress protein, with amino-acid sequence MIPRIRKVLYTTDLSKNSAYAFRYAINTARQHNAKIHILHVIEALPPTAETFLLLNLGKKKVAQTRQGLQEELRKKIEERIAKFAEIELKDEPETLKRIVGIHVVYGDPVSEILSKTDELGCDTIIMGTHGKGTVTHTFLGSVAEKVLRRIRKPVYIIPLPKGDIDISFKEI; translated from the coding sequence ATGATACCCAGGATAAGAAAAGTTTTATATACAACGGATCTTTCAAAGAACTCTGCCTATGCCTTTCGGTATGCTATCAATACGGCTCGACAGCATAACGCAAAAATCCATATTCTCCATGTGATTGAAGCACTACCGCCAACAGCTGAAACATTTCTTCTATTGAACCTCGGGAAGAAGAAAGTTGCTCAAACACGTCAGGGATTGCAGGAAGAATTGCGCAAGAAAATAGAGGAACGTATAGCAAAATTCGCAGAAATAGAATTGAAAGATGAGCCTGAGACACTAAAACGGATTGTAGGCATTCACGTTGTTTACGGAGATCCAGTTTCAGAGATTTTGAGTAAGACGGATGAGCTTGGCTGTGACACGATTATTATGGGAACCCATGGAAAGGGGACCGTTACTCATACCTTTTTAGGTAGTGTTGCAGAAAAGGTACTCCGTCGTATTCGAAAACCCGTTTATATCATCCCCTTGCCGAAAGGCGATATCGACATCAGTTTTAAAGAAATCTGA
- the cobO gene encoding cob(I)yrinic acid a,c-diamide adenosyltransferase yields MNERVKEVIKTHEQHGLVMVITGNGKGKTTSALGQALRAIGHGFTVHMIQFMKGRKYGEAVAAETHLPGFTIETFGLDSFVIRDNPAPVDIELAQKGLERAYEVVGANQHNMVILDELNVALDFNLVDRDKVLELIRTKPPEMDLVITGRYAHQDVIELADMVSEVTEIKHHYAAGIKERAGIEF; encoded by the coding sequence ATGAACGAACGTGTTAAAGAGGTAATAAAGACGCATGAGCAGCATGGACTAGTAATGGTGATAACGGGGAATGGGAAAGGTAAAACAACCTCCGCCCTGGGACAGGCACTGAGGGCCATCGGCCATGGGTTCACGGTCCACATGATTCAGTTTATGAAAGGAAGAAAGTACGGTGAAGCAGTTGCGGCAGAGACCCACCTTCCGGGATTTACCATTGAAACATTTGGTCTCGACAGTTTTGTCATAAGAGATAATCCCGCACCCGTGGATATTGAACTTGCCCAAAAAGGCCTTGAGCGAGCGTATGAGGTGGTCGGGGCCAATCAACATAACATGGTCATCCTCGATGAATTAAATGTAGCTCTCGATTTCAACCTGGTCGATCGTGATAAAGTACTGGAGTTGATACGCACAAAACCACCGGAAATGGATCTTGTGATAACCGGTCGATATGCCCACCAGGACGTTATCGAACTGGCTGATATGGTAAGTGAAGTAACTGAAATCAAACACCATTATGCAGCAGGGATAAAAGAGCGTGCTGGCATAGAATTTTAG
- a CDS encoding cobalamin B12-binding domain-containing protein, producing MAERKLRIMVAKPGLDGHDRGARILSRFLRDAGFEVIYTGCHQTPEQIAEAAIQEDVDIVGLSCLSGAHRYLFPRVVELLRNKGADDITVIGGGIIPDQDSQLMHDAGIKAIFTPGSTLESIVEWIRKNVSIEERAI from the coding sequence ATGGCGGAAAGAAAACTTCGTATCATGGTTGCCAAACCGGGACTTGACGGACACGACCGCGGTGCCAGAATCTTATCGCGCTTTTTACGTGATGCCGGGTTCGAGGTCATTTATACGGGCTGTCACCAGACACCCGAACAGATTGCAGAAGCCGCCATACAGGAAGATGTTGATATAGTCGGGCTCAGTTGCCTTTCCGGTGCTCATCGATATCTCTTTCCCCGGGTAGTGGAATTACTGCGAAATAAAGGCGCTGACGATATTACCGTTATAGGCGGAGGGATCATCCCGGATCAGGATTCTCAATTAATGCATGATGCGGGGATCAAGGCGATCTTTACCCCCGGCTCAACGCTGGAATCAATTGTGGAATGGATCAGAAAAAATGTGTCCATTGAGGAGAGAGCAATCTGA
- a CDS encoding methylmalonyl-CoA mutase family protein, whose product MGYFTKNTPDQSGVLKKKWEDEVKKAVARQADQKERWSTVSDLEIRRLYGPEDIAGMEFERDIGYPGQYPYLRGNQVTGYRGRYWTFRMFSGMGSAKDTNNRWHLLLKQGQTGLSTAFDFPTLMGYDSDDPHARGECGKCGVAIDTLEDFMQLVDGIPMDKITTSMTINPPASVLWAMYCAAAQIKGVSLDKIGGTIQNDMLKEFIAQKTFMCPPEPSVKLISDTVEFGTKYVPKWNTISISGYHIREAGSTAVQELAFTLRDGIEYVDYVMKQKGLDVDDFAPRLSFFFNSHIDFFEEICKMRAARRIWAKVMRERFKAKDPRSWWMRFHTQTAGCSLTAQQPYNNVVRTAFEALAAVLGGTQSLHTNSLDEVWCLPTDHAVEIALRTQQILAEETGVANTIDPLAGSYFIESLTNEMEEKAWEYIHKIDNMGGMIAAIEKGFPQMEIADAAYQFQKQLEAGEKVMVGVNKYQTEETGEIPFLEIDDGMEKKQIERLNHVRQKRNSKAVKASLNDIRTACHKGENVMPHCIEAVKNLATLQEICDVYREIYGEYADPAMY is encoded by the coding sequence ATGGGGTACTTCACCAAGAACACACCCGATCAATCCGGCGTATTGAAAAAGAAATGGGAGGATGAGGTCAAAAAGGCCGTTGCCAGGCAGGCCGACCAGAAGGAACGCTGGTCAACGGTTTCAGATCTTGAAATCAGGCGACTGTATGGCCCTGAGGATATCGCGGGCATGGAGTTCGAACGTGACATCGGATATCCCGGACAGTATCCCTACCTTCGCGGCAACCAGGTAACGGGATATCGCGGCCGCTATTGGACATTCCGAATGTTCTCCGGGATGGGAAGCGCCAAGGACACCAATAATCGGTGGCATCTCCTTCTCAAACAGGGGCAGACCGGCCTCAGCACGGCCTTCGATTTTCCCACACTCATGGGTTACGACTCCGATGATCCCCACGCCCGGGGAGAGTGCGGCAAATGCGGTGTCGCCATCGATACGCTTGAAGATTTCATGCAGCTCGTTGACGGCATCCCGATGGATAAAATCACCACATCGATGACGATAAATCCTCCCGCATCCGTATTATGGGCCATGTACTGCGCGGCAGCGCAGATAAAGGGAGTATCTCTCGATAAAATCGGTGGGACGATCCAGAACGACATGTTGAAGGAATTCATTGCTCAAAAGACTTTCATGTGCCCACCGGAACCATCAGTGAAACTGATCAGTGACACCGTTGAATTCGGCACGAAATACGTTCCAAAATGGAACACCATAAGTATCAGCGGGTACCACATCAGAGAAGCCGGCTCCACGGCAGTGCAGGAACTGGCCTTCACTCTTCGTGACGGCATCGAGTATGTGGACTATGTAATGAAACAGAAAGGCCTTGACGTAGATGATTTTGCACCACGACTTTCCTTTTTCTTCAATTCCCACATCGATTTCTTTGAAGAAATTTGCAAAATGAGAGCCGCCCGGCGCATTTGGGCCAAAGTGATGCGCGAACGGTTCAAGGCAAAAGACCCCCGTTCATGGTGGATGCGATTTCATACTCAGACGGCAGGCTGCTCACTGACTGCCCAGCAACCGTACAACAACGTGGTCCGAACGGCTTTTGAGGCCCTTGCGGCAGTGCTTGGCGGAACACAGTCGCTCCATACCAACTCCCTCGATGAAGTCTGGTGTCTTCCTACCGATCACGCCGTGGAGATTGCACTGAGAACACAGCAGATTCTCGCAGAAGAAACGGGTGTGGCCAATACCATTGATCCCCTGGCAGGATCATATTTCATAGAATCCCTGACAAACGAAATGGAAGAAAAGGCATGGGAATACATACACAAAATAGACAACATGGGCGGTATGATCGCTGCTATCGAAAAGGGCTTCCCACAGATGGAAATTGCAGACGCCGCATATCAGTTTCAGAAGCAGCTCGAAGCAGGTGAAAAAGTGATGGTCGGGGTAAATAAATATCAGACGGAAGAAACCGGGGAAATTCCATTTCTCGAAATAGATGACGGCATGGAGAAAAAACAGATTGAACGCTTAAACCACGTGCGACAAAAGCGCAACAGCAAGGCGGTCAAAGCAAGCCTGAACGATATCCGCACAGCCTGCCATAAGGGAGAAAATGTCATGCCGCACTGCATCGAGGCGGTCAAAAACTTGGCGACCCTCCAGGAAATATGTGATGTGTATCGGGAAATATACGGCGAATATGCGGACCCGGCCATGTACTGA
- a CDS encoding acyl-CoA dehydrogenase family protein yields MVRLMARDFAKKELEPYAGEWDEKEIFPQSVIKKMGGLGLMGMMVPPDYGGVGAGAVSYSLALQEIAYACASTAVTMSVANLSTEPLLKFGNEAQKEQHLLPLAGGETLGAFAITEPDAGSDPGSMKTRAEDKGDHYLVNGTKVFITNGSYADLINLIVRTDTQRGNRGLSALVVEKGTPGFSIGKKEKKMGLKASDTVELVFDDCRIPKENLLGREGQGFKVAMTALDSGRIGIASQSVGIARACLDEAVQYAQDRKQFGRPISSFQAIQWMIADMATQIEAANWLALSAADRKDKNLPFTKEASMAKLFASELANRAAYKALQIHGGYGYISEYKIERLYRDARVTAIYEGTSEVQRIVIARNIV; encoded by the coding sequence ATGGTCAGATTGATGGCTCGGGACTTCGCCAAGAAGGAACTGGAGCCTTACGCCGGCGAATGGGATGAAAAAGAAATATTCCCCCAGAGCGTCATAAAAAAGATGGGGGGACTGGGACTGATGGGCATGATGGTCCCTCCTGACTACGGAGGAGTTGGAGCGGGAGCGGTCAGTTATTCCCTGGCCCTGCAGGAAATTGCCTACGCCTGTGCCTCCACGGCAGTTACCATGTCCGTGGCAAACCTTTCCACCGAACCTCTTCTGAAATTCGGGAATGAGGCGCAGAAGGAACAACATCTGCTGCCCCTTGCTGGTGGAGAAACGCTCGGTGCCTTTGCCATCACAGAGCCTGACGCCGGTTCAGATCCGGGAAGCATGAAGACACGCGCGGAAGACAAGGGAGATCACTACCTGGTAAACGGCACGAAGGTGTTCATCACGAACGGAAGCTATGCCGATCTCATCAATCTTATTGTCCGAACCGACACACAGAGGGGCAACCGTGGGCTCTCAGCACTGGTTGTTGAAAAAGGCACCCCCGGTTTTTCCATCGGTAAAAAAGAAAAGAAAATGGGTCTTAAGGCCTCGGATACGGTGGAACTTGTCTTCGACGACTGCAGGATTCCGAAAGAGAATTTACTGGGCCGGGAAGGTCAGGGATTCAAAGTGGCCATGACCGCTCTTGACAGTGGTCGGATAGGCATTGCTTCACAGTCGGTGGGAATTGCCCGGGCTTGTCTGGATGAAGCGGTTCAATACGCTCAGGACAGAAAGCAGTTCGGACGGCCGATCAGTTCCTTTCAGGCAATACAGTGGATGATAGCCGACATGGCAACCCAGATCGAGGCAGCGAACTGGCTCGCTCTGTCAGCAGCCGATCGGAAAGATAAAAATCTCCCGTTTACGAAAGAAGCCTCGATGGCAAAGCTCTTTGCCTCGGAACTGGCAAACAGGGCAGCATACAAGGCTCTGCAGATCCATGGCGGATACGGTTATATATCAGAGTATAAGATAGAACGGTTGTATCGCGATGCACGGGTAACCGCCATCTATGAAGGCACGTCTGAAGTTCAGCGGATCGTCATCGCCCGGAACATTGTATGA
- a CDS encoding cupin domain-containing protein has translation MPKKEKKWKSFGQRIRVLREEQELSLEELAHETGYTKEILQHVEADETVPPVSLVLQLNRTFKIDVAQLDTEEEKQASRRRVKSHKKRVDSYAYTSLTRPGMDKHLRAYLVTIDSRTKHKGVEYHHEGEEFIYVLKGELTIQVGENVTKLKPGGSIHFNSALQHKLSNPSKETTELLVIIYVP, from the coding sequence ATGCCGAAAAAAGAAAAGAAGTGGAAATCATTCGGTCAGAGGATACGCGTTCTGCGCGAAGAGCAGGAATTGAGCCTGGAAGAACTGGCTCACGAAACGGGATATACCAAGGAAATACTGCAGCACGTCGAAGCCGACGAGACCGTCCCGCCCGTTTCACTCGTCCTGCAGCTCAACCGGACTTTCAAAATCGACGTTGCCCAGCTTGACACGGAAGAGGAAAAACAGGCTTCACGCCGCCGAGTGAAAAGCCATAAAAAAAGGGTTGATTCCTATGCCTATACTTCATTGACCCGTCCGGGAATGGATAAGCATCTGAGGGCATATCTCGTAACCATTGATTCCCGGACAAAGCATAAGGGTGTTGAATACCATCATGAGGGAGAAGAATTCATATATGTCCTGAAGGGGGAACTCACCATCCAGGTTGGTGAAAACGTAACAAAACTGAAGCCGGGAGGGAGCATACACTTCAACTCGGCGCTCCAGCACAAGCTTAGTAATCCCTCAAAAGAGACCACGGAGCTTCTGGTCATAATTTATGTTCCATAG
- a CDS encoding acetyl-CoA C-acetyltransferase, with protein sequence MKRAEDVVIISSCRTPMGIFQGGLSHLPGTELGAIVIREAIRRAGLSNTDIDEVIMGMVLPCGYGQNPARQASIRADIPIEKGAITINKVCGSGLMAAVLASQYIQTGFADIVVAGGMENMSAAPHYLPHSRLGIRMGNGNLADHMVHDGLWDVVNDFHMGLTNDIVSSKWGISREDQDAFACESYRRSVMAQESGKFIEEIVPVTYLDRKNQRITIDTDEGPRPTSMDVLSQMKPAFQKVGYATAGNSSIISDGASALVIASRRLAKERGLPVLARIIACGTAGIELEHVLMAPAHSIPKTLKKAGLALTDIELHEINEAFAGSTVGVMRVLGIDHDKLNVNGGAIALGHPIGASGARVMTTLIHEMKKRHLQLGQASLCLGGGEAVTMIIEME encoded by the coding sequence ATGAAACGCGCCGAAGATGTTGTGATTATAAGCTCCTGCAGAACGCCCATGGGAATATTTCAGGGGGGATTGAGTCACCTTCCGGGCACAGAACTTGGTGCCATTGTTATCAGGGAAGCAATAAGACGAGCAGGTCTCAGCAATACCGATATCGACGAAGTCATCATGGGCATGGTCCTTCCATGCGGGTATGGCCAGAATCCTGCACGCCAGGCATCAATCAGGGCAGACATTCCAATCGAAAAAGGTGCCATCACCATCAATAAGGTCTGTGGATCGGGCCTTATGGCGGCGGTACTGGCGTCTCAGTACATACAGACCGGCTTTGCTGACATTGTGGTAGCGGGAGGCATGGAAAATATGAGTGCCGCGCCCCATTACCTCCCACATTCGCGGCTCGGCATACGAATGGGGAACGGAAATCTCGCAGATCATATGGTGCATGATGGTCTCTGGGATGTCGTCAATGATTTTCACATGGGACTGACCAACGATATTGTATCCAGCAAATGGGGGATAAGCAGAGAAGATCAGGACGCTTTTGCCTGTGAATCCTATCGAAGAAGCGTCATGGCACAGGAATCAGGAAAATTTATCGAGGAAATAGTTCCTGTGACATACCTGGATCGAAAGAACCAGCGTATTACCATCGATACCGATGAAGGCCCTCGGCCGACGTCCATGGACGTTCTCTCTCAAATGAAACCGGCATTCCAGAAAGTCGGGTACGCTACAGCCGGGAACTCCTCGATTATCAGCGATGGAGCGTCGGCACTCGTCATTGCATCGAGAAGGCTCGCCAAAGAGAGAGGGTTGCCCGTACTCGCCAGGATCATCGCCTGCGGAACTGCCGGTATTGAACTCGAACATGTTCTCATGGCACCCGCACATTCCATTCCCAAAACACTGAAGAAGGCGGGACTCGCTCTAACCGACATCGAGCTGCATGAAATCAACGAGGCCTTTGCCGGGTCCACCGTGGGAGTCATGAGAGTATTAGGTATTGATCACGACAAGCTCAACGTGAACGGCGGTGCAATAGCCCTCGGTCATCCCATCGGGGCATCGGGTGCGCGGGTAATGACAACGCTTATTCACGAAATGAAGAAAAGGCATCTTCAGCTTGGTCAGGCATCGCTCTGCCTCGGAGGAGGTGAAGCGGTCACCATGATTATCGAAATGGAGTGA